From Mytilus edulis chromosome 8, xbMytEdul2.2, whole genome shotgun sequence, one genomic window encodes:
- the LOC139486628 gene encoding uncharacterized protein: MIKTTTGNSLRTDAEVTMIKTTTGNILRTDAETTVIKTTTGHYISTDVEDTVIKTTTGNSLRTDAQDTVVKTTTRNSSSTDAEDTVIETTTGNSLSTGAEVTVIKTTTGHSLSTDAEDTVIKTTTGNSLSTDAEDIVIETTTGNSLSTDAEDTLIKTTTGNSLSTDAEDTVIKTTTGNSISTDAEDTVIETATRNSLSTDALKLNQSICQCPCKSSTFAWSSNYTKEELQIIMSEELEILKRELRVRRSILTSSLRKLNSAGDNRTSSKRQTNLALNKECRQSSQLFSNSKYSPGVAVDGDTQQKMMQEASCSHTEHYEPFNWWTVDLGQQYTVDTITIYNRADPCCDDRLADYDVLVYNPVISTWEDYNKSTPDICYHHDGISPLVINITCPTGTIGRFVQIYKQNGVDFNITEQPLTLCEVEVYGPRNLTDPADTVIETTTVNILSTDESICQCPCVSSAFAWSSNYTKEELQSIMSEELEDLKRELRVRRSILTSSLRKLNSAGDNRTSSKSIGIAAAIFLIIVVCLIILLDLIRLKSIKVKRKTF; this comes from the exons ATGATTAAAACAACAACCGGAAATAGTCTTCGTACGGATGCAGAAGTCACAATGATTAAAACAACAACCGGAAATATTCTTCGTACGGATGCAGAAACCACAGTGATTAAAACAACAACCGGACATTATATTAGTACGGATGTAGAAGACACAGTGATTAAAACAACAACCGGAAATAGTCTTCGTACGGATGCACAAGACACAGTGGTTAAAACAACAACCAGAAATAGTAGTAGTACGGATGCAGAAGACACAGTGATTGAAACAACAACCGGAAATAGTCTTAGTACGGGTGCAGAAGTCACAGTGATTAAAACAACAACCGGACATAGTCTTAGTACGGATGCAGAAGACACAGTGATTAAAACAACAACCGGAAATAGTCTTAGTACGGATGCAGAAGACATAGTGATTGAAACAACAACCGGAAATAGTCTTAGTACGGATGCAGAAGACACATTGATTAAAACAACAACCGGAAATAGTCTTAGTACGGATGCAGAAGACACAGTGATTAAAACAACAACCGGAAATAGTATTAGTACGGATGCAGAAGACACAGTGATTGAAACAGCAACCAGAAATAGTCTTAGTACGGATGCTCTTAAGTTGAATCAGA GTATCTGTCAGTGTCCTTGTAAAAGTTCAACATTCGCCTGGTCTTCTAATTATACAAAAGAGGAGTTACAGATTATCATGTCAGAGGAGTTGGAAATTCTGAAAAGAGAACTAAGAGTGCGGAGGTCAATTCTTACTTCATCACTGAGAAAGTTAAACAGCGCTGGTGATAACAGAACATCATCCAAAA gaCAAACCAATTTAGCACTAAACAAAGAATGCAGACAGAGTTCTCAACTCTTTTCCAATAGTAAATATTCACCGGGAGTCGCTGTTGATGGTGACACACAACAAAAAATGATGCAAGAAGCTTCATGTAGTCACACAGAGCACTATGAACCATTTAACTGGTGGACAGTTGACTTAGGACAACAGTATACAGTAGATACAATCACTATATACAACCGTGCGGATCCATGTTGTG ATGACCGGCTCGCTGATTATGATGTATTAGTTTACAATCCAGTTATTTCTACTTGGGAGGACTACAACAAAAGTACACCTGACATTTGCTATCATCATGATGGAATATCTCCACTCGTCATAAACATAACTTGTCCAACTGGTACTATAGGAAGATTTGTTCAGATTTACAAACAAAACGGTGTAGATTTCAATATTACGGAACAACCATTGACGTTGTGTGAAGTGGAAGTGTATGGTCCAAGGAACTTGACGGATCCAGCAGACACAGTGATTGAAACAACAACCGTAAATATCCTTAGTACGGATGAAA GTATCTGTCAGTGCCCTTGTGTTAGTTCGGCATTTGCCTGGTCTTCTAATTATACAAAAGAGGAGTTACAGAGTATCATGTCAGAAGAGTTGGAGGATCTTAAAAGAGAACTAAGAGTGCGGAGGTCAATTCTCACCTCATCACTGAGAAAGTTAAACAGCGCTGGCGATAACAGAACATCATCCAAAAGTATCGGGATAGCGGCGGCAATTTTTCTGATTATTGTAGTCTGCCTTATTATATTACTCGACCTTATAAGACTTAAAAGTATAAAGGTCAAACGCAAAACGTTTTAA